The following are encoded together in the Pseudodesulfovibrio indicus genome:
- a CDS encoding SDR family oxidoreductase, which yields MSKTILITGATAGFGQAMARRFAAEGWNLVITGRREERLQELKAALAPAKVHTLRFDVRDREQCAQAIKTLPGEFAKIDVLVNNAGLALGLEPAQACSLDDWETMIDTNIKGLTYMTRAVLPSMVERNTGHVVNLGSVAGTYPYPGGNCYGGTKAFVNHFSKNLRADLLGTKIRVTNIEPGLCETEFSVVRFKGDKAAADKVYEGTDPITADDIAECVFWTTNLPAHVNINSLEVMPVQQAFAPFAISRDK from the coding sequence ATGTCCAAGACCATATTGATCACCGGCGCAACCGCCGGATTCGGCCAGGCCATGGCCCGCCGCTTCGCGGCAGAGGGCTGGAATCTCGTCATCACCGGACGTCGCGAGGAGCGACTCCAGGAACTCAAGGCCGCCCTGGCCCCGGCCAAGGTGCACACCCTGCGCTTCGACGTGCGCGACCGGGAACAGTGCGCCCAGGCCATCAAGACCCTGCCGGGCGAGTTCGCCAAGATCGACGTCCTGGTCAACAACGCGGGCCTCGCCCTCGGGCTGGAACCGGCCCAGGCGTGCAGCCTCGACGACTGGGAGACCATGATCGACACCAACATCAAGGGGCTGACCTACATGACCCGCGCCGTGCTGCCCTCCATGGTCGAGCGCAACACGGGCCACGTCGTCAACCTCGGCTCCGTGGCCGGGACCTACCCCTACCCGGGCGGCAACTGCTACGGCGGCACCAAGGCGTTCGTGAACCACTTCTCCAAGAACCTGCGCGCCGACCTGCTCGGCACCAAGATCCGCGTCACCAACATCGAACCCGGCCTGTGCGAGACCGAGTTCTCCGTGGTCCGGTTCAAAGGCGACAAGGCCGCTGCGGACAAGGTCTACGAAGGCACCGATCCGATCACCGCCGACGACATCGCCGAATGCGTGTTCTGGACCACCAACCTGCCCGCCCACGTCAATATCAACTC
- a CDS encoding ABC transporter ATP-binding protein, with translation MANLILDDICVRFGGLQALTDVAFTVSEGEVVGLIGPNGAGKTTVFNVITGVYKASSGSVSYDGTRITGLRPYQVLSMGIARTFQNIRLFQNMTALENCMVAQHSRSKCGVVGAVLRSPGQRREEERITENSMKALEFMGLGRRADEVASNMPYGHQRRLEIARALASEPHTILLDEPAAGLNPAESKELMESIGRITGLGINVLMVEHDMKVVMGICNRIVVLDHGVMIAEGLPEDIQKNPEVIEAYLGQ, from the coding sequence ATGGCAAATCTCATTCTTGACGACATCTGTGTCCGTTTCGGCGGGCTGCAGGCCCTGACCGATGTGGCCTTCACCGTGTCCGAAGGCGAGGTCGTGGGGCTGATCGGCCCCAACGGCGCGGGCAAGACCACCGTCTTCAACGTCATTACCGGCGTGTACAAGGCCTCCAGCGGCTCGGTGTCCTACGACGGCACCCGGATCACCGGGCTGCGTCCCTATCAGGTCCTTTCCATGGGCATCGCCCGGACCTTCCAGAACATCCGCCTCTTCCAGAACATGACCGCGCTCGAGAACTGCATGGTCGCCCAGCACAGCCGCTCCAAGTGCGGCGTGGTCGGCGCGGTGCTGCGCAGCCCGGGCCAGCGGCGCGAGGAAGAGCGGATCACCGAGAATTCCATGAAGGCGTTGGAGTTCATGGGGCTGGGCAGACGGGCCGACGAGGTCGCCTCCAACATGCCCTACGGCCATCAGCGGCGGCTCGAGATCGCCCGCGCCCTGGCCAGCGAGCCGCACACCATCCTGCTCGACGAGCCCGCCGCGGGCCTGAACCCCGCCGAATCCAAGGAGCTGATGGAGTCCATCGGCCGGATTACCGGGCTGGGCATCAACGTGCTCATGGTCGAGCACGACATGAAGGTCGTCATGGGCATCTGCAACCGCATCGTCGTTCTTGATCACGGTGTAATGATCGCCGAAGGGCTTCCGGAGGACATCCAGAAGAATCCCGAGGTGATTGAGGCATATTTGGGCCAGTAA
- a CDS encoding branched-chain amino acid ABC transporter substrate-binding protein: MKRLLVLAVALLALGLLLAGCGGEEKKAEQVLKIGTMSPLTGPYAADGNDIRQGAEIAVEVFTEAGGMPGFSKIEVFSEDTACDPKQAVAAANKLINEKVTAVVGAYCSSSTIPASETLAEENIIMLTPASTNPKVTERGLPYMFRTCGRDDHQAPAAVKFMKDVEGVKTIFIVDDKTTYSQGLAEGVAAAAAAAGIQVLEHDHVNQGDKDYSAVLTKVKAANPDLFYISLQNSATGALMVIQAKRMGIDAILMGQDAVYHPKLMEIAKADAEGMYCTFGAIDKDAPKFKEFLSKYQAKTGNEPGAYSAYAFDSATAYLMAAKAAGTTDPAKVREEMLKLDFTGASKQIKYEENGDSGSNYTVYKVQDGKFVPYWNSLTGEKY; encoded by the coding sequence ATGAAACGTTTACTGGTACTCGCAGTGGCTCTGCTCGCTCTGGGTCTGCTCCTTGCGGGCTGCGGCGGCGAAGAGAAGAAAGCCGAGCAGGTCCTCAAGATCGGCACCATGTCCCCGCTGACCGGCCCCTACGCCGCGGACGGCAACGACATCCGCCAGGGTGCCGAGATCGCCGTGGAAGTGTTCACCGAAGCCGGCGGAATGCCCGGTTTCTCCAAGATCGAAGTGTTCTCCGAAGACACCGCCTGCGATCCGAAGCAGGCCGTTGCCGCAGCCAACAAGCTGATCAACGAGAAGGTCACCGCCGTTGTCGGCGCGTACTGCTCCAGCTCCACCATCCCCGCCTCCGAGACCCTGGCCGAGGAAAACATCATCATGCTGACCCCGGCGTCCACCAACCCGAAGGTCACCGAGCGCGGCCTGCCCTACATGTTCCGCACCTGCGGTCGTGACGACCACCAGGCCCCGGCCGCCGTCAAGTTCATGAAGGACGTCGAAGGCGTGAAGACCATCTTCATCGTCGACGACAAGACCACCTACTCCCAGGGTCTGGCCGAAGGCGTGGCCGCCGCTGCCGCCGCCGCAGGCATCCAGGTTCTGGAGCACGACCACGTCAACCAGGGCGACAAGGACTACTCCGCCGTGCTGACCAAGGTCAAAGCCGCCAACCCCGACCTGTTCTACATCTCCCTGCAGAACTCCGCCACCGGCGCGCTCATGGTCATCCAGGCCAAGCGCATGGGCATCGACGCCATCCTGATGGGTCAGGACGCCGTGTACCATCCGAAACTCATGGAGATCGCCAAGGCTGACGCCGAGGGCATGTACTGCACCTTCGGCGCCATCGACAAGGACGCCCCCAAGTTCAAGGAGTTCCTGAGCAAGTACCAGGCCAAGACCGGCAACGAGCCCGGCGCCTACTCCGCCTACGCCTTTGACTCCGCCACCGCGTACCTGATGGCCGCCAAGGCCGCTGGCACCACCGACCCGGCCAAGGTCCGCGAAGAGATGCTGAAGCTCGACTTCACCGGCGCGTCCAAGCAGATCAAGTACGAGGAGAACGGCGATTCCGGCTCCAACTACACCGTCTACAAGGTCCAGGACGGCAAGTTCGTGCCCTACTGGAATTCCCTGACCGGCGAAAAGTACTAA
- a CDS encoding branched-chain amino acid ABC transporter permease, which produces MDFDFFFQQLINGITLGGVYALIALGYTMVYGIIQLINFAHGEFFAAGGYMGVILISYLASQGLHPYACLAISLVLSMAYCALLAMAVEQLAYKPLRQASRLAALLSALGMSIFLQNGLMLTQGVYDRAYPTEITSGGFEIGAVSVSYMQIFIVALTAALLVGLNILVFRTRIGRAMRATAQDKVMSALVGINSNRIIAITFAVGAGLAAAAGIMVGLYYGSVNYTMGFVPGIKAFAAAVLGGIGNITGALVGGLIIGMVEIFAAGYISGEYKDVFAFIILIGVLYFKPTGIMGENVDDTRV; this is translated from the coding sequence ATGGATTTCGACTTTTTCTTCCAACAGCTGATCAACGGCATCACGCTCGGGGGCGTCTACGCCCTCATCGCCCTGGGCTACACCATGGTCTACGGCATCATTCAGCTCATCAACTTCGCCCACGGCGAGTTCTTTGCCGCGGGCGGGTACATGGGCGTGATCCTGATCTCCTATCTGGCGTCCCAGGGGTTGCATCCCTATGCCTGCCTGGCCATTTCCCTGGTCCTGTCCATGGCCTACTGCGCCCTGCTGGCCATGGCCGTTGAACAGCTCGCCTACAAGCCGCTCCGCCAGGCCTCGCGCCTCGCCGCGCTGCTGTCCGCGCTGGGCATGTCCATCTTCCTGCAGAACGGGCTGATGCTCACCCAGGGCGTGTACGACCGGGCCTATCCCACCGAGATCACCTCCGGCGGGTTCGAGATCGGGGCCGTGTCCGTCTCCTACATGCAAATTTTCATCGTCGCCCTGACCGCCGCGCTGCTGGTCGGCCTGAACATCCTGGTCTTCCGCACCCGGATAGGCCGCGCCATGCGCGCCACGGCCCAGGACAAGGTCATGTCCGCCCTGGTCGGCATCAACTCCAACCGGATCATCGCCATCACCTTTGCCGTGGGTGCCGGGTTGGCCGCCGCCGCAGGCATCATGGTCGGCCTCTACTACGGGTCGGTCAACTACACCATGGGGTTCGTGCCCGGCATCAAGGCGTTCGCCGCCGCCGTGCTCGGCGGCATCGGGAACATCACCGGCGCGCTCGTCGGCGGCCTGATCATCGGCATGGTCGAAATCTTCGCCGCAGGCTACATCTCCGGCGAGTACAAGGACGTGTTCGCCTTCATCATCCTGATCGGCGTCCTCTATTTCAAACCGACAGGCATCATGGGAGAGAACGTTGACGATACGCGAGTCTAA
- a CDS encoding ABC transporter permease subunit, whose protein sequence is MTIRESKRLWLACGVGLAWFLLLLWPMLGIKPTGLEFGQTFTVFGYVAVAAVFIMFFYQVKEAGYLDSVGTPLKNATGIVGKVYEKTPRWLLLSIVFAAAVTYPLVTGRYAHDVAISVLIYVCLGLGLNVVIGLAGLLDLGYIAFYGVGAYTYALMSLHFGISFWLCLPIAAFVAAIAGCIIGYPTLRMRGDYLAIVTLGFGEIVRLILNNWMSLTNGPNGILSIPRPELFGYDFRSLSSMYYIILGIAMVTILAVYRLNYSRIGRAWEAIREDETAAELMGVNTFLLKLLAYAMGATFAGFAGAFFAARMKFVGPESFTFLESAMVLAMVILGGMGSIPGVILGVLALVALPELFREFEMYRMLVFGGAMTLMMLVRPAGIWPAKRVGRRSEEAD, encoded by the coding sequence TTGACGATACGCGAGTCTAAACGGTTGTGGCTGGCCTGCGGGGTCGGCCTCGCATGGTTCCTCCTGCTGCTGTGGCCCATGCTCGGCATCAAGCCCACCGGCCTGGAGTTCGGCCAGACCTTCACGGTCTTCGGCTACGTGGCCGTAGCCGCGGTGTTCATCATGTTCTTCTACCAGGTCAAGGAGGCGGGCTACCTCGACTCCGTGGGCACGCCCCTCAAAAACGCCACCGGCATCGTCGGCAAGGTCTACGAGAAGACCCCCAGGTGGCTGCTGCTGTCCATCGTCTTCGCCGCGGCCGTGACCTATCCCCTGGTCACCGGGCGCTACGCCCACGACGTGGCCATCAGCGTCCTCATCTACGTCTGCCTCGGCCTGGGGCTCAACGTGGTCATCGGCCTGGCCGGGTTGCTCGACCTCGGCTACATCGCCTTTTACGGCGTGGGTGCCTACACCTACGCGCTCATGAGCCTGCACTTCGGCATCTCCTTCTGGCTCTGCCTGCCCATCGCCGCGTTCGTCGCGGCCATCGCGGGCTGCATCATCGGCTATCCCACGCTGCGCATGCGCGGCGACTACCTGGCCATCGTCACCCTGGGCTTCGGCGAGATCGTGCGGCTCATCCTGAACAACTGGATGTCCCTGACCAACGGGCCCAACGGCATCCTGTCCATCCCCAGGCCGGAATTGTTCGGCTACGATTTCCGCTCCCTGTCGAGCATGTATTACATCATCCTGGGCATCGCCATGGTCACCATCCTGGCGGTCTACCGGCTCAACTATTCGCGCATCGGCCGCGCCTGGGAAGCCATCCGAGAGGACGAGACCGCCGCCGAACTCATGGGCGTGAACACCTTCCTGCTCAAGCTCCTGGCCTATGCCATGGGAGCGACCTTCGCCGGATTCGCCGGGGCGTTCTTCGCCGCGCGCATGAAGTTCGTGGGGCCGGAATCCTTCACCTTCCTGGAGTCCGCCATGGTCCTGGCCATGGTCATCCTCGGCGGCATGGGGTCCATCCCCGGCGTCATCCTCGGCGTGCTCGCCCTGGTGGCCCTGCCCGAGTTGTTCCGCGAGTTCGAGATGTACCGCATGCTCGTGTTCGGCGGGGCCATGACCCTGATGATGCTCGTCCGGCCCGCAGGCATCTGGCCCGCCAAGCGGGTGGGCCGCCGCTCCGAGGAAGCCGACTAG
- a CDS encoding ABC transporter ATP-binding protein, protein MAEKTPILEMRNVVSAYGRIQALKGISLKVYDGEIVSIIGANGAGKSTTLMTICNIVKAVQGDILYRGERINNVNSDILPTMGLCQVPEGRRIFPRLTVLENLDMGAFFRTDAGGVKDDVERVFDLFPKLRERRKQLGGTLSGGEQQMLAMARALMSRPKVLLLDEPSMGLAPLLVKQIFDIVKMINEQGVTVVLVEQNANLALQAASRGYVLETGNVVMEDDAKKLLANPDIRKAYLGE, encoded by the coding sequence ATGGCAGAGAAGACACCTATTCTGGAGATGAGGAACGTGGTTTCGGCCTATGGCCGCATCCAGGCGTTGAAGGGCATTTCGCTGAAGGTCTACGACGGCGAGATCGTGTCCATCATCGGCGCCAACGGCGCGGGCAAGTCCACCACGCTGATGACCATCTGCAACATCGTCAAGGCGGTGCAGGGCGACATCCTGTACCGGGGCGAGCGCATCAACAACGTGAACTCGGACATCCTGCCGACCATGGGGTTGTGCCAGGTGCCGGAGGGCCGCCGCATCTTTCCCCGGTTGACCGTGCTCGAAAACCTCGACATGGGGGCGTTCTTCCGCACCGATGCCGGGGGCGTGAAGGACGACGTGGAGCGGGTGTTCGACCTGTTCCCCAAGCTGCGCGAGCGGCGCAAGCAGCTGGGCGGCACCCTGTCCGGCGGCGAGCAGCAGATGCTGGCCATGGCCCGCGCGCTCATGAGCCGGCCCAAGGTGCTGCTCCTGGACGAGCCGTCCATGGGGTTGGCCCCGCTGCTGGTGAAGCAGATCTTCGACATCGTGAAGATGATCAACGAGCAGGGCGTGACCGTGGTGCTGGTCGAGCAGAATGCGAATCTGGCCTTGCAGGCGGCTTCCAGGGGGTACGTGCTGGAGACCGGGAACGTGGTCATGGAGGATGACGCAAAGAAGCTGCTGGCGAATCCGGATATTCGGAAGGCTTACTTGGGTGAGTAG
- a CDS encoding universal stress protein has product MADIKKILCAVDFSDYSPMVADYANMMAKCSAAKVTVLYVAPSLSQYVGFHVPPSSIESFVGEIVTGAEDTMSAFVKENFNDLNVDGKVVTGYPAEEILAICEAEGCDMIVMGTHGRKGIDRILFGSVAEKVVKSSKVPVLTVRPS; this is encoded by the coding sequence ATGGCTGACATCAAGAAGATTCTGTGCGCGGTTGATTTTTCGGACTACAGTCCCATGGTCGCCGACTACGCCAACATGATGGCCAAGTGCTCCGCTGCCAAGGTGACGGTGCTCTACGTGGCTCCGTCGCTGAGCCAGTACGTGGGCTTCCACGTGCCGCCCAGCTCCATCGAGAGCTTCGTGGGCGAGATCGTCACCGGCGCGGAAGACACCATGAGCGCCTTTGTGAAGGAAAACTTCAACGATCTCAATGTGGATGGTAAGGTCGTCACCGGCTATCCGGCCGAGGAGATCCTGGCCATCTGCGAGGCCGAGGGTTGCGACATGATCGTCATGGGCACCCACGGCCGCAAGGGCATCGACCGTATCCTGTTCGGCTCCGTGGCCGAGAAGGTGGTCAAGAGCTCCAAGGTGCCCGTGCTGACGGTCCGTCCGAGTTAG
- the hisC gene encoding histidinol-phosphate transaminase — protein sequence MREISVRPEILDFAPYVPGLTIEQIQRQYGLTTVIKLASNENPLGASPLVQKAIERNAARAFRYPENHSPMLVKAIAANAGVPEDCVLVGNGSDEIIDMLFRMKGIPGKSNVVCYEHSFAMYRMCAKLCGLEYREVPRGPELELPLDAMAEAADENTAMVIVTSPDNPSGLAAGVEDLSVLAGVLPKDCLLVVDEAYIEFAWPPESYSPVQAFDKFENLVCLRTFSKAYGLAGLRLGYGILPPKLAALLKNARIPFTVNLLAEEAGLAALEDEVFFNETLSVVMRGRELFLTELPKLGCKVWPSQSNFVMFEPPKPAQSVFKALLEKGIIVRPLASFGLGSCIRVNVGTDAENRIFLDTLREILNG from the coding sequence ATGAGAGAGATCAGCGTCCGTCCGGAGATACTGGACTTCGCCCCGTATGTGCCGGGCCTGACCATCGAGCAGATCCAGCGCCAGTATGGTTTGACCACGGTCATCAAGCTGGCCAGCAACGAGAACCCGCTGGGGGCTTCCCCTCTGGTGCAAAAGGCCATCGAGCGCAACGCGGCGCGTGCCTTCCGCTATCCGGAGAACCATTCGCCCATGCTGGTCAAGGCCATCGCCGCCAACGCGGGCGTGCCCGAGGATTGCGTGCTGGTGGGCAACGGGTCGGACGAGATCATCGACATGCTGTTTCGGATGAAGGGCATCCCCGGCAAATCCAACGTGGTCTGCTACGAGCACAGCTTCGCCATGTACCGCATGTGCGCCAAGCTGTGCGGGCTGGAGTACCGCGAAGTCCCGCGCGGGCCGGAGCTGGAGCTGCCGCTGGACGCCATGGCCGAGGCCGCGGACGAGAACACCGCCATGGTCATCGTCACCAGCCCGGACAACCCCTCGGGACTGGCCGCCGGGGTCGAGGACCTGAGCGTGCTGGCGGGCGTGCTGCCCAAGGACTGTTTGCTGGTGGTCGACGAGGCGTACATCGAGTTCGCCTGGCCGCCGGAGTCCTATTCGCCGGTGCAGGCCTTCGACAAGTTCGAGAACCTGGTCTGCCTGCGCACCTTTTCCAAGGCCTACGGGCTGGCCGGGCTGCGGCTGGGCTACGGCATCCTGCCTCCCAAGCTCGCCGCGCTGCTGAAGAACGCGCGCATCCCGTTCACGGTCAATCTGCTGGCCGAGGAGGCCGGCCTGGCCGCCCTGGAGGACGAGGTCTTCTTCAACGAGACCTTGAGCGTGGTCATGCGCGGCCGGGAGCTGTTCCTGACCGAGCTGCCCAAACTCGGCTGCAAGGTCTGGCCGAGCCAGTCCAACTTCGTCATGTTCGAGCCGCCCAAGCCCGCCCAAAGCGTGTTCAAGGCGCTGCTCGAGAAGGGCATCATCGTCCGCCCGCTGGCCAGCTTCGGTCTGGGCAGCTGCATCCGCGTCAACGTGGGCACGGACGCGGAGAACCGGATTTTCCTCGACACCCTGAGGGAGATCCTCAATGGGTAA
- the cmk gene encoding (d)CMP kinase: MGKRLIVTIDGPAGVGKSTMAKRLARFLAIPYLDTGAMFRSVAWKLGQGAWEWPEADIEKALSGVEYALSGVGEESVLALNGVPIGDEIRTEQVGMWASNVATLPVVRTFLKKAQQRLGEKFSLVAEGRDMGTVIFPDAPHKFFLDASVEERAHRRFLQLEAMGKPADLKELEAQIAARDHQDRNRAVAPLKPAADAVVIDTTEMDREQVLAALKEAVA; the protein is encoded by the coding sequence ATGGGTAAACGGCTGATCGTGACCATCGACGGCCCGGCCGGGGTGGGCAAGTCCACCATGGCCAAGCGGCTGGCGCGGTTCCTCGCCATCCCGTACCTGGACACCGGGGCCATGTTCCGCTCCGTGGCCTGGAAGCTGGGCCAGGGGGCCTGGGAATGGCCGGAAGCGGACATCGAGAAGGCGCTCTCCGGCGTGGAGTACGCGCTTTCGGGCGTGGGCGAGGAGTCGGTCCTGGCCCTGAACGGCGTGCCCATCGGGGACGAGATCCGCACCGAGCAGGTCGGTATGTGGGCGTCCAACGTGGCCACCCTGCCCGTGGTCCGCACCTTTCTGAAGAAGGCCCAGCAGCGGCTGGGCGAGAAGTTTTCCCTGGTGGCCGAGGGCCGCGATATGGGCACCGTGATCTTTCCCGACGCGCCGCACAAGTTCTTCCTGGACGCATCGGTCGAGGAGCGCGCCCACCGGCGGTTCCTGCAGCTTGAGGCGATGGGCAAGCCCGCCGACCTCAAGGAACTGGAAGCCCAGATCGCGGCGCGCGACCACCAGGACCGCAACCGGGCCGTGGCGCCGCTCAAGCCTGCAGCGGACGCGGTCGTCATCGACACCACCGAGATGGACAGGGAGCAGGTCCTGGCCGCCTTGAAAGAAGCCGTTGCCTAG
- the serS gene encoding serine--tRNA ligase, translated as MLDLKLMQKDPELVRKSLEKRNSKIDVREFTDLDERRKALIGEVEALKAEKNAVGPEIAKRKKAGEDASDLLEKMGKVAERTKELDKELVEVEKAEHEWMMTVPNIPSESVPYGKGEEDNPVLRYWGEKPVLDFEPKEHWEIGTALGGLDFECAAKLAGARFSISFGWCARLERALAQFMLDTQTGSHGYTEVLPPFIVNRKAMTGTGQLPKFEEDLFKLTDERDLFLIPTAEVPLTNVYADEVIPEEKLPIKFCAQTPCFRSEAGSYGKDTKGLIRQHQFYKVEMVNFAHPDHSYEALEDMTRSAERILELLGLHYRTIVLCSGDIGFSAAKTYDIEVWLPGQGKYREISSCSNCEDFQARRANIRFQAKDSKKKPFVHTLNGSGLAVGRCLVAVLENYQQADGSLVIPEVLRPYMGGVEVVKP; from the coding sequence ATGCTTGATCTCAAATTGATGCAGAAGGACCCGGAGCTTGTCCGGAAAAGCCTCGAAAAACGCAATTCCAAGATAGACGTGCGGGAGTTCACCGACCTGGACGAGCGGCGCAAGGCCCTCATCGGCGAGGTTGAAGCCCTGAAGGCCGAGAAGAACGCGGTCGGCCCGGAGATCGCCAAGCGCAAGAAGGCTGGCGAGGACGCCTCGGACCTGCTCGAAAAGATGGGCAAGGTGGCCGAGCGGACCAAGGAGCTCGACAAGGAGTTGGTCGAGGTCGAGAAGGCCGAGCACGAGTGGATGATGACCGTGCCCAACATCCCCAGCGAGTCCGTGCCCTACGGCAAGGGCGAGGAGGACAACCCGGTCCTGCGCTACTGGGGCGAGAAGCCGGTGCTGGATTTCGAGCCCAAGGAGCACTGGGAGATCGGGACCGCGCTCGGCGGCCTGGACTTCGAGTGCGCGGCCAAGCTGGCGGGCGCGCGGTTTTCCATCAGCTTCGGCTGGTGCGCGCGGCTGGAACGCGCCCTGGCGCAGTTCATGCTGGACACCCAGACCGGCAGCCACGGCTATACCGAGGTCCTGCCCCCGTTCATCGTCAACCGCAAGGCCATGACCGGCACGGGCCAGCTGCCCAAGTTCGAGGAAGACCTGTTCAAGCTCACCGACGAGCGTGACTTGTTCCTCATCCCCACGGCCGAGGTGCCGCTGACCAACGTCTACGCCGACGAGGTCATCCCGGAGGAGAAGCTGCCCATCAAGTTCTGCGCCCAGACCCCGTGCTTCCGCTCCGAGGCCGGTTCCTACGGCAAGGACACCAAGGGGCTGATCCGCCAGCACCAGTTCTACAAGGTGGAGATGGTCAACTTCGCCCACCCGGACCACTCCTACGAGGCCCTGGAGGACATGACCCGCTCGGCCGAGCGCATCCTGGAGCTGCTCGGCCTGCACTACCGGACCATTGTCCTGTGCAGCGGCGACATAGGCTTCAGCGCGGCCAAGACCTACGACATCGAGGTCTGGCTGCCCGGCCAGGGCAAGTACCGCGAGATTTCCTCCTGCTCCAACTGCGAGGATTTCCAGGCTCGGCGCGCCAACATCCGGTTCCAGGCCAAGGACTCCAAGAAGAAGCCGTTCGTCCACACCCTGAACGGCTCCGGCCTGGCCGTGGGCCGCTGCCTGGTGGCCGTGCTGGAGAATTACCAGCAGGCCGACGGCTCCCTGGTCATTCCCGAGGTGTTGCGCCCCTACATGGGGGGGGTTGAGGTTGTGAAGCCCTAA
- the rimO gene encoding 30S ribosomal protein S12 methylthiotransferase RimO, which yields MSELSATAVRTYTVSLGCPKNRVDTERLLGALGSHMVPVDEFDDADLILINTCGFIQPATEESVATILDAVRDAAELLETTGRKPLVCVAGCLVSRYGQDLKDDLPEVDLWLNTEEIELWPAMAARALALNLPGDTPRNLSTGPAYAYLKVSEGCSHNCRFCTIPSIRGPHKSWPVPFLLDEARLLSSQVPEIIVVGQDSTAYGSDLGSGHDLPALLKGLAAIPTIEWLRIMYLYPAGLTESLLGLLRDTGKPFLPYFDIPLQHAHPDVLASMGRPFARNPEKVIDRVRSFFPEAALRTTFIVGYPGETEAHFQALMDFVKRTRFHHLGVFPYWAEDGTPAAAMDDQVPDEVKIARRDALMALQAEISGEIMAGYVGETVPVLIEKESEEWPGLYVGRAWFQAPEVDGVTYVGSPPDAPLELGSIVEVEIEKAGVYDLSGLV from the coding sequence ATGTCGGAATTATCGGCCACTGCCGTTAGGACATACACCGTCAGCCTGGGCTGTCCCAAGAACCGCGTGGACACGGAGCGGCTGCTCGGCGCGCTGGGATCGCACATGGTCCCGGTGGACGAATTCGACGACGCCGACCTGATCCTGATCAACACCTGCGGCTTCATCCAGCCCGCCACCGAGGAGTCCGTGGCCACCATCCTGGACGCCGTGCGCGACGCCGCCGAGCTGCTCGAAACCACCGGGCGCAAGCCGCTGGTCTGCGTGGCTGGGTGCCTGGTCTCCCGCTACGGCCAGGACCTCAAGGACGACCTGCCCGAGGTGGACCTGTGGCTGAACACCGAGGAGATCGAGCTGTGGCCCGCCATGGCCGCGCGCGCCCTGGCCCTGAACCTGCCCGGCGACACCCCGCGCAACCTCTCCACCGGCCCGGCCTACGCCTATCTCAAGGTCTCGGAAGGGTGCTCGCACAACTGCCGGTTCTGCACCATCCCGTCCATCCGGGGGCCGCACAAGAGCTGGCCCGTGCCGTTCCTGCTGGACGAGGCCCGGCTGCTCTCCTCCCAGGTCCCGGAGATCATCGTGGTCGGCCAGGACTCCACGGCCTACGGCTCGGACCTCGGCTCCGGTCACGACCTGCCCGCCCTGCTCAAGGGGCTGGCCGCCATCCCGACCATAGAATGGCTGCGGATCATGTATCTCTACCCAGCCGGGCTGACCGAGTCCCTGCTCGGCCTGCTGCGCGACACCGGCAAGCCGTTCCTGCCCTATTTCGACATCCCGCTGCAACACGCCCACCCGGACGTGCTCGCGTCCATGGGGCGGCCTTTTGCCCGCAACCCGGAAAAGGTCATCGACCGGGTCCGCTCCTTTTTCCCGGAGGCCGCCCTGCGCACCACCTTCATCGTGGGCTACCCCGGCGAGACCGAGGCGCACTTCCAGGCGCTCATGGACTTTGTCAAACGCACCCGGTTCCACCACCTGGGCGTGTTCCCCTACTGGGCCGAGGACGGCACCCCTGCCGCGGCCATGGACGACCAGGTCCCGGACGAGGTCAAGATCGCCCGCCGCGACGCGCTCATGGCGTTGCAGGCCGAGATCAGCGGCGAGATCATGGCCGGGTATGTGGGGGAGACCGTGCCGGTGCTCATCGAGAAGGAGTCCGAGGAGTGGCCCGGCCTGTATGTGGGGCGGGCGTGGTTCCAGGCCCCGGAGGTGGATGGGGTTACGTATGTGGGCTCGCCGCCGGATGCGCCCCTTGAGTTGGGGAGTATTGTGGAGGTGGAGATTGAGAAGGCGGGGGTGTATGATTTGTCGGGGTTGGTGTGA